GCGGCGTCCATGTCCTCAAGGTGCGGCATGGTGATGACCAGGTCGAACTTCTTCCCGGCCAGCAGGTCCAGCGCGTGGAGCGCGGAGGAGGTGCGGGTGACGCGCGGAGGCTGCGAGAGGCTCAGGCCGCTGTATTCCGAGACGATGCGCGAGGCCAGCGTCACGTCCTCTTCGATGATGAAGGCGTCGTAACTGCTGGAAACGAGAAGGATCTCGTTGACCTTGTTGGCCATGAGCTCCAGGAAGGCCCTGAAGTCGAGCACGGCCACGCGAGACAGTTCGCGCTCGTCGAGTTTCATGCCCTCACCGCCCGTCCCGGCCGGGCCGGACGTTCCGCGTCCGGCGTCCGGCTGCTTTCCGGTTTCTAAACCAGGCCCTGGTCCAGCATGGCCTCCACCACCTTCCTGAACCCCGCGATGTTGGCCCCCGTCACGTAGTTGCCCGGCACTCCGGCGGCCTGGGCCGCGTCGGCGCAGGTGCGGTGGATGCTCTTCATGATCATGCGCAGCCTGTCGTCCACTTCTTCGCGGGGCCAGGCGATGCGCATGCTGTTCTGCGACATTTCCAGCCCGGACACGGACACGCCGCCCGCGTTGGCCGCCTTGCCCGGGCCGTAGAGGATGCGCTCCTGGAGGAAGAGGTTCACCCCGGCGGGGGTGGTGGGCATGTTGGCCCCTTCCGCCACCACCTTCACCCCGTTGTTCACCAGGTTCTGGGCGTCGGTTCCGTTGATCTCGTTCTGGGTGGCCGATGGAAAGGCGCAGTCGGCCTTGTGGTTCCAGAGGGGATCGCAGGTGCGGTTGGCCTCGCAGGCCGTGTAGACCGCCGTGGGATACTTCTGGGCGTACTCCTCGATGCGTCCGCGCCGGATGTTCTTGAGCTGCTTGACGAACGCGAGCTTCTCCCGGTCGATGCCCGCCTCGTCGTAGATGTATCCGGAGGAGTCCGAGAGGGTCACGGGCCTGGCTCCCAGGTCCAGGAGTTTTTCCACGGTGTACTGGGCCACGTTGCCGGAGCCCGACACCAGGCAGACCTTGCCCTCCAGGGTGTCGTTCCTGGAGGCCAGCATCTCGGCGCTGAAGTAGACGCAGCCGTAGCCCGTGGCCTCGGGGCGGATGAGGCTGCCGCCCCAGTTCAGGCTCTTGCCCGTGAGCACGCCCGAGAACTCGTTGGCCAGCTTCTTGTACATGCCGTAGAGATAGCCGATTTCGCGCGCGCCCACGCCGATGTCCCCGGCGGGCACGTCGATGAACTGGCCGATGTGCCGCCAGAGTTCCGCCATGAAGGCCTGGCAGAAGCGCATCACCTCGGAATCCGACTTGCCCTTGGGGTCGAAGTCGGAGCCGCCCTTGCCCCCGCCCATGGGCAGCGTGGTCAAGGCGTTCTTGAACACCTGCTCGAAGGCCAGGAACTTCAAAATGCCGAGGTTCACGGAGGGGTGGAAGCGCAGCCCCCCCTTGTAGGGACCGATGGCACTGTTCATCTGGACGCGGTAGCCCCGGTTCACGTGGACTTCCCCGGCGTCGTCCTCCCAGGTGACGCGGAACATCATCACCCGCTCAGGCTGGACCAGCCGTTCCAGGATCTTCGCCTTGCGGTACTCCGGGCGCATGTCCAAAAGCGGCTTGATGGACTCGAAGACTTCGCTGACCGCCTGATGGAATTCCTTCTCGTGCGGGTCCTGGCTTGTAACGAGGGCCATCAACGCTTCCATCTCATCCTCCTGCGGTGTGTTTCAGATGCGCGACATGCAGCCAGAGCGACACAAAGGCAATGCAACACGGATTCAGAGACAATCCGGGTGATGCTACAGGACAGCTCCAGGCCTCCCCTCGGCAGACCAGCCGCGGTGGCGGTAGTAGTCCTTGAGCATGTAGTCGAGCTCTTCTTCCTTCAGCGCGCGGCCGTCCGGCAGGGCCTCTTTGTGGAGTCGCCTGGGCAGCCGGTCGTCGGCGGGGGTGAGGCCCTCGCGCAGGTTGAAGGTTCGCGTCAGGTCCGAAACGTAGGCCGCGCGACGCCGCAGGGCCTCCTTGGAGGCATCCAGGCCGGTGACCAGGGGGATGATCTTTTCCAGCTCCTCCCAGGTGTAGAGGTCGCGGAAGAAGCGGCAGAGGATCAGGGTGTCGAAGATGGTCAACCGGTCCTCGTAGTCCACGAGCATTTCGGCCTTGCCCTCGATGGCGTCGGCGGGAATGAATCCGGCCAGCTCGGGCTTGTAGAAGGTGGTGCGCAGGTGGCAGGCCCCCCGGTCCGAGGTGGCGTAGGCCAGGCCCATGCCCTTGAGCACTCGGGGATCGTATCCCGGGGGCTCCATGCCCTTCACGTGGATGGCCAGGTCTTCCAGGCCCCAGTGCCGGGCGGCGGGCACGATGCCCTGGGAGAGCACCTCGCCCGCGCCGCGCCCCGCCGCCATGTCCTCGATCAGGCGCGCGGCGGCCTGGGCGTCGCCGTAGGCGATGTCCGTGAAGCCGCGTCCCTGGGCGTTGGCCTCCATGGCCAGGGCGCAGAGGTTTCCGGCGGTGATGGTGTCCATGCCCAGGCGGTCGCAGAGGTCGTTCAGGTAGACCACCTCGCCCATGTCCTCGATCATGCAGAGGCCGCCGAAGGCGTAGATGGTCTCGTACTCCGGGCCCTCCAGGGTGAGCCCGGCGTGGCGGCCGGAGCGCAGGGTGGCCATGCGTCCGCAGGCCATGAAGCACTTCAGGCAGGCGTGGGGCGTGACGTCGTGCTCCTTGTGGAAGGTCTCGCCGGAGATCTTCTCCCAGTGGGCGCAGTTGCCCTGGCTCCAGTATTTGGCCGGGAACGCGCCCACAGTGTTCATGAGGGCCACCATCATGGTGGTGCCCTGGGCGCGGTAGGCCTTCACGCCCTTGTTCTCCACGCCCGCCTTGGCGAAGGCGGCGGAGTAGGCGCGAAGCCCCTTGGCGTCGAAGGGCTCGCGCTTGCGGTCGCCCTGGAAGACCACGGCCTTCAGCCGCTTGGAGCCCATCACCGCGCCCACGCCCGCGCGGCCGGCGCAGCGCCACTTGTCGTTGGCGATCATGGCGAAACGCACCAGCCGCTCCCCGGCCGGGCCGATGACCACGGCCCCGGGCCTGCCGTGCTCGCGGCCGGGCAGGGCGAAGCGTTCCAGGGCGGCCTCTTCGGTCTGGTAGACATCCATGCCCCAGAGGCCGGAGGCGTCGTGGAACTCGCAGCCCTCGGGATGGATGCGCAGGGCCAGGGGCGCGTCGGCCGCGCCCTCCAGGACCACGGCGTCGAAACCGGCGGCGTCCAGGGCCTCGGGGGTGCGCCCGCCCGAGTAGGACTCGGCGTAGAAGCCCGTGAGGGGCGACTTGGTGAACACGCCGTAGCGGCTGCCGCCCCAGGCCGTTCCGCCGCAGAAGGGCCCGGCCGCGAAGATCAGGCGGTTTTCCGGGCCCAGGGGGTCGGCCCCGGCGGGGTTGCGCTCCAGGAGCAGGCGGGTGGCCAGTCCCTTTCCGCCCAATCCGGCCTCCAGCACCTCGTCGCTCGCGGGTTCCACGGCGAAGGTGCGCCGGGTGAGGTCCACGGTGAGGATACGGTTGTGGAATCCGTGCATGCTCGCTCCTACATGCCCAGGTAGGCCGACTTGATGTGCTTGTTGTCGATGAGTTCCTTGGCCGCGCCTTCCAGGGCCACGCGGCCGTGCTCCAGCACGTAGCCCCGGTCGGAAAGGCTGAGCGAGTGGTGCACGTCCTGCTCCACCAGGAGCACGGTGGTGCCCGTGTCGGCGATCCTGCGCAGGGTCTCGAAGATGGACTTCACCAGGATGGGGGCCAGGCCCAGGGAGGGTTCGTCCAGCATGAGCAGCCCCGGCAGGGCCATGAGTCCCCGGCCGATGGCCACCATCTGCTGTTCGCCGCCCGAGAGGGTCATGGCCATCTGTTCGCGCCGTTCCAGGAGGCGTGGGAGCAGGTCGTAGACCTGGCGCAGGGTCTTGTCGCGCAGTTTGAAGGCGCGCTTGTTGTAGGCCCCGATCTCCAGGTTGTCGGCCACGCTCATGAGCGAGAAGAGCCTGCGGCCCTCGGGCACGTGAACGATGCCCTTTTCCACGATCTTCTCCGGCGGCATGGCCTCGATGCGCTCGCCCCGGAAGGTGATGGCCCCGGCGCGCGGGGGAACGAGCCCCGAAAGGGCCTTGAGCAGCGTGGACTTGCCCGCGCCGTTGCCCCCGATGATGGACACCACCTCGCCCTCGTGCACCTCCAGGGAGAGATCGTGGACCACCTGCACGTCTCCGTAGAAGACGTCGATGTTTTCCACCTTAAGCAGCGTCATATTCCCTCCCGAGATAGGCCTTGATGACGTTCTCGTCGCGGGTCACGTCCTCGGGCTTGCCCTCGGCGATCTTCTCCCCGAACTGGATGACCACAACACGGTCGGAAAGTGCCATCACGGCGCGCATGATGTGCTCGATGACGAACACCGTGACGCCCTTGTCGCGCAGCGTCTTGATGATGGCGATCATGTCGTCCACCTCGGTGGGGCGCAGCCCGGCCATCACCTCGTCCAGGAGCAGGAGCTTGGGGTCCGTGGCCAGGGCCTTGGCGATCTCCAGGCGCTTGCGGTCCGCGATGGTCAGGTTTCCCGCCAGCTGGTGGGCGCGGTGGTCCAGGAGCAGGGTCTCCAGGACGTGCATGGCGCGGTCGCGGGCTCGGGCGGTGGAGCGTTCGCGCAGGAAGGCCCCCACCATCACGTTGTAGAGCACGGTCTTGGCGCCGAAGGGCTTCACGATCTGGAAGGTGCGGGCCAGGCCCATGTCGCAGAGGTCCCAGGGTTTCTTGCCCGCGATGGAGGTGCCGTTGAAGAGGATATCCCCCTGGGTGGGCGGGAAAACCCCGGCCACGCAGTTGAACAGGGTGGACTTGCCCGCGCCGTTGGGTCCGATGAGGCCCAGGATCTCTCCGGTGGCGATGTGCAGGTCCAGATCGTGCACGGCGGTGAGGCCGCCGAACCGCTTGGTGACTCCCTTGACGTCCAGGATGTTCATCGCGCGCCTCCCTGCCCGGCGGCTTCGGGCTTGGTGATCTTGGCGGCCAGCCTGTCGTAGAGCCTGGCCAGGGTGGGGGTGAGCCCCTTGGGCTGGTAGAGCATGACGAGGATCAGGATGGTTCCGAAGATCACCAGATGCAGGCCCGGGAGCTGGTCCGAGAGGTAGATGCGGGTGAACTCGTTCAGGGGCCGCAGGGCCAGCGCGCCGATGAGCGGACCGGCGATGGTGCCGCGCCCGCCGATGAGGGCGATGAAGGCGATCTCGAAGGAGAGGTCCAGGCCCAGGAGCCCCTTGGGGTAGAAATAAAGCATGAGCTGGGCGTAGAACGTGCCCGCCAGGGCCGTGAGGAACGAGCTCAGGGCCATGGCCATGAGCTTGTAGCGCGCCACGTTGATGCCCAGGGCCTCGGCGGCCTCGGGCTCCTCGCCGCCCGCGGCCAGGTAGTAGCCCATGCGCGAGCGCGAGATGAACCACGTGAGGGCCAGCACCAGCACGAGCATCACCAGGATGATGTAGTAGTAGGGCTCCTTGTGCATGAACTGGTAGTTCCAGAAGGAGTCGCCCTTGAGGGGGATGAGCAGCCCCCGGGGGCCGTTCAACTTGATGGGCCCCAGCATGTCGATGTTCTCGATCATCACGCGGAATCCTTCCGCGAAGGCGATGGTGCACAGAGCGAAGTAGGCCCCGCGCATGCGGAAGGTGGGCTTGCCGATGAGCACCCCCACCAGCGCGGCGATCACCCCGCCCACGAGCATGCCGATCCAGGGAGAGATGCCGTATTGCAGCGTAAGCACCGTGGAGGTGTAGGCCCCGATGCCCACGAACACGGCGTGGCCCATGGGCAGAACGCCCGCGAAACCGCCCACCAGGTTCCAGGCCGTGGTGAGGTAGGCGTAGAAGAAGAGCAGAATGAGGATCTGCAGGTACGTGGGGCTCTGCACCACCAGGGGCAGCCCGAAGCTGACCAGGGCGGCCAGGACCAGGAGGATTGCGTCCAGTTGTTTCCGGCTCACGATGGTCACCTCCTACCAGTCCTGTTTGTGGCCGAATAAGCCGGAAGGTTTCACGAAGAGGATCACCAGGAAGATGGCGTAGATGATGGCCTCGGTCCAGGTGGAGGGCATGAACTGGGAGAACACCGACTCGATGAGCCCCACGATCACGCCGCCGATCATGGCCCCCTGAATGCTGCCCAGGCCGCCCAGCACCACGATGATGAAGGCCCGGATGTCGAAGACCACGCCCACGGAGGGGTAGACGTAGTAGAAGGGGATGATCACGCATCCGGCGATGCCCGCGATGGCCGTGCCGATGCCGAAGGCGTGGTTGTAGATGCGGTACTGGTCGATGCCCATGAGGTTGGCGGCCTCGCGGTCCAGGCTGGTGGCCTGGAGGGCCTTGCCGGTGCGGGTCTTCTTCATGAAGAGCGCCAGCCCCACGGCCGTGAGGATGGAGATCACGAAGCCCGAAAATTTGGGGATGGAGACGATGATGTCTCCCAGGGTGAAGCTCGTGCCGGTGATGGCCGTGCGCACGGTGCGGTATTCCGCGCCGAAGAGCATGAGGGCCAGGTTGTCCAGCACGTACCAGACGCCCGTGGTGACGATGATCACCGTGAGCGGTTCGCGGACCTGGCGCTCGGCCCGGAACACGGGCTTGATGAGCAGGTCCTGCATGAAATAGCCGAAGAAATAGAGCAGGGGGGGCACCACGAGGAGCGCCAGATAGGGGTGCATGCCCGTGAGCTTGATCAGCCAGTAGGCGCTGAACATGCCCACCATGAGCAGGGAGCCGTGGGCGAAGTTCACCACCTTCATCACCCCGAAGATCAGGGTGAGGCCCAGGGCCGTAAGCCCGTACATGGCCCCCATCATGGCGCCGTTGAGCACCGCTTGGATCACAGCGGTCATTGGTCGTCTCCGGGAGTGATGCCCCCCGGGGCGCGCGGGCGACCCGGGGGGCGTTGAACGGACGGGCTACTTGTTGGCGGGGAACACCGGGGTGTACCCGGCGCGGCGGGCGGCCTTGGGCCACACGGTGACGCGGTCGAGCTTGCCGTCCACCTCGGCCACCTGGACGATGACGATGCCGGCGTTCTTGTTCTGGCCGTTCTCGTCGAACTCCACGCCGTCGTAGGAGACGATCATGGCCGGGCCGGTGGTGAGCTTGGTGGCGGCCAGGGCGTCGCGGACCTTCTTGGGGTCGGTGGAGGCGGCGCGTTCCAGGGCGTCGGCGATCACGTACATGGCGGCGTAGGCGTCAACGGACTCGCCGGTGAGGTCGTAGCCGTACTTCTTCTTGAACTTCTCGTTGGTGGCCTTGGCGCCGGGCTTGTTCACGTCGGTGTTCCACTCCACCTCGTCGAAGAGGTAGAGGCCGTTCTTGGCCACGTTCTCAAGGAACTTGGGGTCGGCATGGCCGCCGCCGGAGGCGATGATGGCCTTGGGCTTCACCTTCATCTCGGCCATGGTGTTGGTGAGCAGGATGGCGTCGGAGGCGTTGGAGACGAGCATCACCACGTCGGGGTTGGCGCTCTTGAGCTTGGTGACGACGGGGGTGAGGTCGGTGGCGGTGGAGGGGTAGGGCTCGTCCAGGACGATCTGGTAGCCTTCCTTCTTGGCCAGGTCGCGCCACTTCTCGGCAAAGCCGGTGCCCCAGTCGCCGTTCTCGAAGACGAAGGCGATGGTCTTCATCTTCTGGCCGGTTTCCTCCTGGATGTCCTTGAGGAAGCGGAACTGGTCGCGCACCCACCAGGAGTCCTTGGCGGCGATGCGGAAGACATACTTGAAGCCGCGCTCGGTGATGGTGTCGCGCACGGCAACGGGAACCACGAAGGGGATGCCGTAGCGCTCGGCGGTCTGGGTGGCGGGGTAGGTGACGGCCGAGTTCCAGCAGCCGGTCATGATGTTCACCTTTTCGGTGTTGATCAGGCGCTCGGTCTCGGAGACGCCCACGGTGGGGTCGCTCTTGGAGTCGGCGTAGACCAGCTCCAGCTTGGCTCCGCCCAGGCTCTTGATGCCGCCTGCGGCGTTGATTTCCTCGATGGCCATCTCGCGGGCCTGCTTGCCCTGCACGCCCACCGAGGCCGAGGGGCCGGAGAGGGGTTCGACGTTGCCGATCTTGATGCTCTTCTGGGCCAGGGCCTGGGTGGAGAGACCGGCGGTGAGGAGCGCCGCCGCGAGGAGTCCGGTGAGTTTTCTGCCGAAAGACGCCGTGTTCATGCTCAACTCCCTTCGTTGTGGGTTGTCGCGCGTTTGCCTGGTTCCTTAGCCTTTGGGGGAGCGCCTACAGGCGGCCCTTGGCGATCTCCTGGAAGCCCTCTTCCAGGATGGCCAGGCCGCGTTCGAGCTGCTCGTCGGTGATCACCAGGGGCATGAGCGTCCTGATGACGTTGCCGTGTGTGCCGCAGGAGAGGAGCAGAAGCCCCCTGTCCACGCAGTATTTCACCAGCGCCTTGGCCTGGGCCATGGCCGGGGTCTTCTTTTCGCGGTCGGTCACCAGTTCCAGGGCGCGCATTGGCCCCAGGCCGCGTTCCTCGCCGATGATCTCGTAGCGCTCCATCCACTGCGCGAAGCGGGCCTGGAGGGTGGCCCCCAGTGTGCGGGCGCGCTCCAGGAGTTTTTCCTCCTCGAAGACCTCCAGAACGGCCAGGGCCGCGCGGCAGGAGACGGGGTTGCCGCCGTAGGTGCCGCCGGTGCCCCCGATCTGGGGCGCGTCCATGATCTCGGCGCGTCCCACCACGCCGGAGATGGGCATGCCGCCGCCCATGGACTTGGCCACGGTGACCAGATCCGCCGCCACGCCGTGGTGGGTCATGGCGAAGTATTCGCCGGTGCGTCCGAAGCCGGTCTGCACCTCGTCGGCCACGTAGACGATGCCGTTGGCGCGGCAGATGGCCGAGAGCTTCTCGAAGTAGCGGGTGGGCGGGGTGACGAAGCCGCCCTCGCCCAGAACGGGTTCGGCCACCAGGCAGGCGACGGACTCGGCGGCGGCGTGCCCGATGAAGAAATCGTTCAGGAGGTCCGCGCAGGCCGCGTCGCAGGTCTTGCGGTCGAGGCCTATGGGGCAGCGGTAGCAGTAGGCGTAGGGCATGCGATAGACTTCGGGGGCGAAGGGACCAAAGCCGAACTTGTAGGGCTTCACCTTGCTGGTCATGCTCATGGTGAGCAGAGTGCGCCCGTGGAAGCCGCCCTCGAAGACGATCACGCCCTGGCGCTTGGTGTGGCTGCGCGCGATCTTCACCGCGTTCTCCACGGCCTCGGCCCCGGAGTTGGCCAGGATGGCCATCTTCTCGAAATCCCCGGGGGCCAGGGTGCAGAGCTTCTCGGCCAGGCGGATGTAGGGCTCGTACATCACGATGTGGAAACAGGTGTGGATGTACTTGTCGGCCTGGTCCTTCACGGCGGCGGAAACCTTGGGATGGCAGTGGCCCACGTTGACCACGCCGATGCCGCCCGCGAAGTCGATGAGTTCGCGCCCGTCCATGTCGGTGATCACGGCGCCGGAGGCTTTGGCGGCCAGGAAGCGGGTTACGTTGAAGGGACCTTTGGGGACGTAGCGGTCGCGCAGTGCCAGGAGCTCTTGGGTCTTGTCGGTGTGTTGTGCCACAGGGTGTCCTCTCGCACGGGGTTGATGGGTCGGGCTCGTGCCCCGCCGTTGACGAAAAAGCCAAGCTGGATGAGCAAGAAGCAAGCCAGGATGCGCGAGAGACAATAAAGCGTTTGCTTACGAGCTGTTACTATACAAACTCCAAACAGAACCAAGGCCAAATGATGCGAGCATGAATCAAGTATATCAAAAAAATGCAAAAAACCGAATAGTTATAAACGATGCACAAATGAATCAAATATCTTTAACGAAATTGACAATTTCCATTTCAATTTGCCTCGGCCCGGAGCAGGAGGCCCACCGCGTCCGCCATGCACGACAAGGGCTCGCAGGCACTGACACTTGATCTTCAAGTTCCAGTCCGTCTGATTCGTTATTGAAGCCCGGTCATGATTCAGAAATGAATCGGCCGGGTTTGATGCCGTACCGGGCCAGCTTGCGCACCACCGTGGACTGGCTCACCCCCAGAAGCGTCGCCATCTCCCGGGTGGTGCGGCAGCGCGCGGCCGCCTGGCGCAGCGCCCGCGCACTGGCCTGGTCCGCAGACTCGGCGAGACCGCGCGGCTGGGCCTCTCCCAGTGCGCCGCCTCCCGGTCCCAGGGCCTCCTGCACGGCCTCGGTGAGGTCGTCGCCCTCGCTCATCACGAAGGCCTTCTGGATGATGCCCACCAGCTCGCGCACGTTGCCCGGATAGTCGTGGGCCTCCAGCAGGCGCATGGCCTTGGGCGTGAGCCGCTTGGCCTTGGCGTAGCGCGCGTTGCAGGCCGCCAGGTAGAACTCCGCCAGCCCGAAGATGTCCTCCCGGCGCTCCCGCAGCGGCGCGATGCGCACGATGAAGGTGTTGAGCCGGAAGAAGAGGTCCTTGCGGAAGCGTTTCTGGTCCACCAGGCGCTCCAGGTCGCAGTTGGTGGCGGCCACCACCCCGCACTCCACCACCTTGGACTCCGCCCCGCCCAGGCGGCGCAGCTCGTGGTCGTCCAGGTATTTGAGGAGCTTGGCCTGCACCGAGAGCGGGATGTCGCCCACCTCGTCCAGGAAAAGGGTGCCGCCCCGGGCCAGCTCGATGAGCCCGGCCTTGCCCTGCTTGAGCGCCCCGGTGAAGGCCCCCTTCTCGTAGCCGAAGAGTTCGGCCTCGAAGAGGTTCTCCGGCACGGCCGGGCAGTTGATGGGGATGAAGGGCTTCTTGGCCCGGGGGCTGTGCTGGTGCACGAACTTGGCCAGGAGCCCCTTGCCCGTGCCGGATTCCCCCAGGATGAGGATGCGCGAGGCGTCCATGTGCGCGAGTTTCAAAAGCGCGTGCAGGCAGTGGCGCATGGAGGGGCTCTCGGCCACCACGTCCTTCTGGCGCAGCTCCAGCATGGAGAGCTCCGCGATCTCGTGGCGGTAGCGCTCCTCCACCTTGCGCGCGTTCTGAAGCCCCTCGCGCAGGGCGTTGAGTTCCGTGACGTCGCGCTCGTTGACCACCACCATGGCGATGGTTCCGTCCGGGCCGAACACCGGCGAGCCCGTCACCAGGAGCTGCTTGCCCGTCTTGGTGATGCGCTGGATGATGCTGGACTGGCGCCTGTGGCGCAACACGTCCAGGGTGACCGAGTGGTCCACTAGGCCTTCGTCCAGGATGCAGCGGATGCTGCGGCCCACGTAGTCGGAGGCCTCCACGGAGTTGAGCCGCTGGGATTCCCGGTTGATGTCCAGGATCACGCCGCTGCCGTCGCAGATCCAGATGCCCTCGGAGACCGAATCGAGCACGGCCCGCAGCTGGATCTCAGGCACGGGCAGCGAGCCCTCTGGCAGGGCGTCGTCCAGGAGCAGGGCCGCGCCCACGATGGCCCCGTCGCGCACGATGGGCCAGGCCTGGGCCGCCAGGCGGCGTTCCCCGGCCTCCAGGACGCGGGAGGTGCGGCGTTCTTCCTCCAGGCAGTCGCGCAAGAGGGGCAGCAGCTCCGGCGGCGTCTGGCCCGGGGGCGACTCCAGGCCCAGGATGCGGGCCGCGCTGGGGTTGGCGGAGACGGGCCGCAGGTCGCGGTCCACGGTGAAGAGGCCCTTGCCGAGACTGCGCAGGGCGTCCCCCTCGTCGAAGGGGGGCTTGCCGCGCCGCGAGCGTGCGGGAGCGCCGGGGTTTGCCATGTTTGGAAAATGCCCCGAAACCGTCCCGCCCGCAAGAGGGGGGCGGTCGGCGGAGGAGGACGACGGAAAGGAAAGCGCGCCAGGACGCCATGGCGTCCCGGCGCGCGGGCGTGCGGGGCGGGCCGGCTAGGGCGAAACGATCACCATGTGCAGGTCGCAGACGTTGGTCATGGTGGGGCCTGTCTTGAGCAGGCGCCCGATGCGCTCGAAGAAGTGGTAGGAGTCGTTGTCGCGCAGCGAGGCGTTGATGGAGAGTCCGGCCGCGTGGGCCATTTCCACCAGCTCCGCCGAGGCGAAGGCCCCGGCGGCGTCGGTGGGGCCGTCGGTGCCGTCGGTGGAGGCGGAGAGGAAGAAGATGTCGGCCCCCTTGAGCTCGTCGCGGGCCAGCTCGGCCAGGAAGGCCAGGGCCATCTCCTGGTTGCGCCCGCCCTTGCCCTCGCCCTTGAGGGTGACCACGGTCTCGCCTCCGGCGATGATGCAGGCGGGCTTTTTCACAAGCAGCTCGGTCTTGCGCACATCCTTGGCGATGCCCCAGAGAAACTTGGCCGCCTCGCGCGATTCGCCGGTGAGGGCGCAGGTGAGGGCGGCCGTGTTGTAGCCCAGGGAGCGGGCAGTCTCGCAGGCCGCGGTGAGCGCCGCCTGGTTGGAGCCGATGAGGATGTTGGAGGCCAGTTCCGTGGCCGGGTCGCCGGGCTTGGTGGTCTCCTCGATGCGGCCCTGCACGCCCAGCTCCAGGGTGCGCAGCACGTTGGCCGGGGCCTTGTCCTGGAGCTGGTACTTCTCGATGATGGCCATGGCCTCTTCGAAAGTGGTCTCGTCGTGGCTTGTGAGG
This sequence is a window from Fundidesulfovibrio magnetotacticus. Protein-coding genes within it:
- the gabT gene encoding 4-aminobutyrate--2-oxoglutarate transaminase, whose amino-acid sequence is MAQHTDKTQELLALRDRYVPKGPFNVTRFLAAKASGAVITDMDGRELIDFAGGIGVVNVGHCHPKVSAAVKDQADKYIHTCFHIVMYEPYIRLAEKLCTLAPGDFEKMAILANSGAEAVENAVKIARSHTKRQGVIVFEGGFHGRTLLTMSMTSKVKPYKFGFGPFAPEVYRMPYAYCYRCPIGLDRKTCDAACADLLNDFFIGHAAAESVACLVAEPVLGEGGFVTPPTRYFEKLSAICRANGIVYVADEVQTGFGRTGEYFAMTHHGVAADLVTVAKSMGGGMPISGVVGRAEIMDAPQIGGTGGTYGGNPVSCRAALAVLEVFEEEKLLERARTLGATLQARFAQWMERYEIIGEERGLGPMRALELVTDREKKTPAMAQAKALVKYCVDRGLLLLSCGTHGNVIRTLMPLVITDEQLERGLAILEEGFQEIAKGRL
- a CDS encoding sigma 54-interacting transcriptional regulator; the encoded protein is MANPGAPARSRRGKPPFDEGDALRSLGKGLFTVDRDLRPVSANPSAARILGLESPPGQTPPELLPLLRDCLEEERRTSRVLEAGERRLAAQAWPIVRDGAIVGAALLLDDALPEGSLPVPEIQLRAVLDSVSEGIWICDGSGVILDINRESQRLNSVEASDYVGRSIRCILDEGLVDHSVTLDVLRHRRQSSIIQRITKTGKQLLVTGSPVFGPDGTIAMVVVNERDVTELNALREGLQNARKVEERYRHEIAELSMLELRQKDVVAESPSMRHCLHALLKLAHMDASRILILGESGTGKGLLAKFVHQHSPRAKKPFIPINCPAVPENLFEAELFGYEKGAFTGALKQGKAGLIELARGGTLFLDEVGDIPLSVQAKLLKYLDDHELRRLGGAESKVVECGVVAATNCDLERLVDQKRFRKDLFFRLNTFIVRIAPLRERREDIFGLAEFYLAACNARYAKAKRLTPKAMRLLEAHDYPGNVRELVGIIQKAFVMSEGDDLTEAVQEALGPGGGALGEAQPRGLAESADQASARALRQAAARCRTTREMATLLGVSQSTVVRKLARYGIKPGRFISES
- a CDS encoding glycerate kinase type-2 family protein; the encoded protein is MPRPFEHLTQMFQAALDRVDPYKMIVNHVRLEGSRLLVSFEDERHEVDLDRFERVLVLGAGKASARMGKALEDILGDRIHSGLLSVKYGHAEPLKHIEVVESGHPTPDEQGVGAAQRIADLVRAADAKTLVLNLVSGGGSALLPCPISLDLPEGPLRLTLEDKQNMTRALLACGADIGEINCIRKHISAVKGGRLLKLMAPARSLNFILSDVVGDRLDTIASGLTSHDETTFEEAMAIIEKYQLQDKAPANVLRTLELGVQGRIEETTKPGDPATELASNILIGSNQAALTAACETARSLGYNTAALTCALTGESREAAKFLWGIAKDVRKTELLVKKPACIIAGGETVVTLKGEGKGGRNQEMALAFLAELARDELKGADIFFLSASTDGTDGPTDAAGAFASAELVEMAHAAGLSINASLRDNDSYHFFERIGRLLKTGPTMTNVCDLHMVIVSP